From one Gemmatimonadota bacterium genomic stretch:
- a CDS encoding GGDEF domain-containing protein has translation MPRSLFRRRSSRVLALAPLLAAVLASSPAAPLEGQIPRQAERAAVAAVATPPARTGDSLPDMSADSELVGLTGVARARALAKRVDAEKNDRPAEAVLHGREALAILAKWPDPATHVATLNEMGWALMTLSRYQDAIIHLNLGLAIADSSGDQRGKARAYSNLGTLAQRRGDPEVAVERFTRALETQRRLGHARDVANSLNNLGFVYSTDLAEYAQALELHQEALETREQLGDSSAIALSLNNIGIVHARLRQHDLALSYLERALALRRALGERARIAATLNNIADTWEEKGDFARALVAHRESFVLRREINDPSALAQSHRSLGVAFQALGARDSARVHLAEAARLGDSTGDQGLIVRNLLALAALEQVEGRHAQSEALSRRALSIGEGMGAREMVRRALQSLADAQEAGGDHRGALATHRRFKAVSDSIFTDGTGRRVSGLERRYAAVRRERELERLQRQEAESAMTTQRRTVQRNSFAALALLLALALWVLHRRRTEKAQLAETLSVTDPLTGVPNRRYVQRTVPGDVAAALRRHRSVPLGEVARDADIVFLLIDIDHFKRVNDTYGHAAGDRLLENVAKQLSAVVRESDVVARWGGEEFLVVYRFTNRDRVAELAERIRAKIESLETVLPGGAVIKVTCSIGFAAFPFTRSAPESVGWEGIVSIADLAAYAAKRSGRNCWATFRAATTETGDASMNDVTLAEIDARVAERRVVLETSSGVHQTPGALDEADEPTAF, from the coding sequence GTGCCGCGCTCGTTGTTCCGTCGCCGCTCCTCGAGAGTCCTCGCGCTCGCCCCACTGCTCGCCGCTGTGCTCGCGTCGTCGCCGGCGGCGCCGCTCGAGGGGCAGATTCCCCGGCAGGCGGAACGGGCTGCCGTCGCCGCTGTCGCAACGCCACCTGCTCGCACCGGCGATTCACTGCCGGACATGTCGGCGGACTCGGAACTCGTCGGGCTGACCGGCGTGGCCCGCGCGCGTGCGCTGGCCAAACGCGTGGATGCAGAGAAGAACGATCGTCCGGCCGAGGCGGTGCTCCACGGGCGGGAGGCGCTCGCGATCCTCGCGAAGTGGCCCGACCCGGCGACCCATGTCGCCACGCTCAACGAGATGGGGTGGGCGTTGATGACGCTCTCCCGCTACCAGGACGCCATCATCCACCTCAACCTGGGGCTGGCGATCGCCGACTCGTCGGGCGACCAGCGCGGGAAGGCGCGCGCGTACAGCAACCTCGGGACGCTCGCGCAACGGCGCGGCGATCCGGAGGTGGCGGTGGAGCGGTTCACTCGCGCCCTGGAGACCCAGCGCCGACTGGGACACGCGCGCGACGTGGCCAACTCGCTCAACAACCTGGGCTTCGTGTACTCGACCGACCTCGCCGAGTACGCGCAGGCGCTCGAGCTGCACCAGGAGGCATTGGAGACGCGCGAGCAGTTGGGGGACTCCAGCGCGATTGCGCTCTCGCTGAACAACATCGGGATCGTGCACGCGCGGCTGCGGCAGCACGACCTCGCGCTCTCGTACCTGGAGCGTGCGCTGGCCTTGCGCCGGGCGCTTGGCGAGCGCGCGCGCATCGCCGCGACACTCAACAACATCGCCGACACGTGGGAGGAGAAGGGCGACTTCGCGCGCGCGCTGGTGGCGCATCGCGAGTCGTTCGTCCTGCGCCGCGAGATCAACGATCCGAGCGCGCTCGCGCAGTCGCATCGCAGCCTTGGCGTGGCGTTCCAGGCACTGGGGGCGCGTGATTCGGCGCGCGTGCACCTGGCGGAAGCGGCGCGCCTGGGCGACTCGACCGGCGACCAGGGGCTCATCGTGCGCAACCTCCTGGCGCTGGCGGCGCTGGAGCAGGTGGAGGGGCGCCACGCCCAATCGGAGGCGCTGAGCCGACGTGCGCTCTCGATCGGCGAGGGGATGGGGGCGCGTGAGATGGTGCGACGCGCGCTGCAGTCGCTCGCCGATGCGCAGGAGGCGGGGGGCGACCATCGCGGGGCGCTCGCCACGCACCGGCGCTTCAAGGCGGTGAGCGACTCCATCTTCACCGACGGCACGGGGCGGCGCGTGTCGGGGCTGGAGCGTCGGTACGCGGCGGTGCGGCGCGAGCGCGAACTCGAGCGCCTGCAGCGGCAGGAGGCGGAGAGCGCGATGACGACGCAGCGGCGCACCGTCCAGCGCAACAGCTTTGCCGCGCTCGCGCTCCTGCTGGCGCTCGCGCTGTGGGTCCTGCATCGCCGGCGCACGGAGAAGGCGCAGCTGGCGGAGACGCTGAGCGTCACCGATCCGCTGACCGGCGTCCCCAATCGTCGCTACGTGCAACGCACCGTCCCGGGCGACGTGGCGGCGGCGCTGCGTCGGCACCGCTCAGTGCCGCTGGGCGAGGTGGCGCGCGACGCGGACATCGTCTTCCTCCTCATCGACATCGATCATTTCAAGCGCGTGAACGACACCTACGGCCACGCAGCCGGCGATCGCCTGCTGGAGAACGTGGCGAAGCAGCTGAGTGCGGTCGTGCGCGAATCGGATGTGGTGGCGCGGTGGGGGGGCGAGGAGTTCCTGGTGGTGTATCGTTTCACCAACCGCGACCGCGTGGCAGAGCTGGCCGAGCGCATCCGGGCCAAGATCGAGTCGCTGGAGACGGTGCTCCCGGGTGGGGCGGTGATCAAGGTGACCTGCTCCATCGGCTTTGCGGCGTTCCCCTTCACGCGCAGCGCTCCGGAGAGCGTGGGGTGGGAGGGGATCGTCTCGATCGCCGACCTGGCCGCCTACGCGGCCAAGCGCAGCGGACGGAACTGCTGGGCGACCTTCCGCGCCGCGACGACCGAGACCGGCGACGCGTCGATGAACGACGTGACGCTGGCCGAGATCGACGCTCGCGTGGCGGAGCGGCGCGTGGTGCTGGAGACCTCGTCGGGGGTGCACCAGACGCCGGGAGCGCTCGACGAGGCCGACGAGCCGACGGCGTTCTGA
- a CDS encoding aminotransferase class I/II-fold pyridoxal phosphate-dependent enzyme, with product MTGATRRDFFGRMATAAGLIALSPAAARAAEVLMAQGGGPAFTGRPFAADDYDSYAKLASNENPYGPTDVVMAAMTAAFKYSNRYAYPDANILEEIARFHSVQPDQVLLGAGSGELLSVAALAFLGEGKKVIGVEPTFHTVFQYATGVHADPIHLPLRADYSQDIPLMVRTTRQNWRDVGLVYLCNPNNPTGRIVSAADVKALLDGIPEDVPVLIDEAYHHFVEDPSYATSLPFVAEGRQVIITRTFSKINGLAGMRLGYAIAPRPLIERMRPHAIGSINALVKHAGAAALKDTEGQARVKQVNNELRAKTVKAVQGMGYEVIPSEGNFFMVHIKRPVVPVIAQFKTKGVLVGRPFPPMTNHLRVSVGTPAEMERFVVAFRQLFAA from the coding sequence ATGACGGGAGCGACTCGACGGGATTTCTTTGGACGCATGGCGACCGCAGCGGGGCTCATCGCGCTGTCGCCGGCGGCGGCGCGCGCGGCGGAGGTGCTCATGGCCCAAGGCGGTGGTCCCGCCTTCACCGGACGCCCCTTTGCGGCTGACGACTATGACAGCTACGCCAAGCTGGCCTCCAACGAGAATCCCTACGGTCCCACCGACGTGGTGATGGCGGCGATGACCGCGGCGTTCAAGTACTCCAACCGCTACGCCTATCCCGACGCCAACATCCTCGAGGAGATCGCGCGCTTCCACAGCGTGCAGCCCGACCAGGTGTTGCTCGGCGCCGGCTCAGGCGAGCTGCTCTCGGTGGCGGCGCTCGCCTTCCTGGGCGAGGGGAAGAAGGTGATCGGCGTCGAGCCGACCTTTCACACCGTCTTCCAGTACGCCACGGGAGTGCACGCCGACCCCATTCACCTGCCGCTGCGCGCCGACTACTCGCAGGACATTCCGCTCATGGTGCGCACCACGCGGCAGAACTGGCGCGATGTCGGGCTCGTGTACCTCTGCAACCCCAACAATCCCACGGGGCGCATCGTGAGCGCGGCCGACGTGAAGGCGCTGCTCGACGGAATCCCCGAGGATGTGCCGGTGCTGATCGACGAGGCGTATCACCACTTCGTGGAAGACCCGAGCTACGCGACGTCGCTGCCGTTCGTCGCCGAAGGGCGGCAGGTCATCATCACGCGCACCTTCTCCAAGATCAACGGGCTCGCCGGGATGCGGCTCGGCTACGCCATCGCCCCCCGCCCGCTCATCGAGCGCATGCGCCCGCACGCCATCGGGAGCATCAACGCCCTGGTGAAACACGCCGGCGCCGCCGCGCTCAAGGACACCGAGGGACAGGCGCGCGTGAAGCAGGTCAATAACGAACTGCGAGCCAAGACAGTGAAGGCGGTGCAGGGGATGGGCTACGAGGTGATCCCCTCGGAGGGGAACTTCTTCATGGTGCACATCAAGCGCCCGGTGGTCCCGGTGATCGCCCAGTTCAAGACGAAGGGCGTGCTCGTGGGACGACCGTTCCCGCCGATGACGAACCACCTGCGCGTCTCGGTGGGGACTCCGGCGGAGATGGAGCGATTCGTGGTGGCGTTCAGGCAGTTGTTCGCGGCATAA
- a CDS encoding ABC transporter permease, with translation MLTLKYALRTLLKSPFVTTVAVLSLALGIGANAAIFSLFNQMLLRPLPVAAPQQLVNLSAPGPKPGSTSCNQAGTCEDVFSYAMFRDLERSQTVLRGLAAHRSFGANIAYKNQTLSGEGMLVSGSYFPTLGVQAARGRLIGPADDRNIAGHPVAVLSHRFWETQLGSDPAVIDQVIVVNGQSLTIIGVAPDGFRGTTLGSDPRVFVPLTMRGALGSNAGDFDRRNAYWAYVFGRLKDGGSLAQASEGINAIYGPIITDVEAPQQENISAATLQRFKARKVTLTPGARGQSDLHTEARLPLILLFSITGIVLLIACANIANLLLARAANRSMEMAVRLSIGAARWQLMRQLLAESVLLSLIGGAASLVVARWTLGAIAGMLPDEAAGVFTLSLDANVVLFAAITAVLTGILFGLFPALHSTRADLIGTIRSNAGNLSSHRAATRFRTSLVTAQIALSMSLLIAAGLFIRSLDNISKVDLGVKIDHVATFIISPRRSGYEPARSKALFQRVEEELAALPGVTAVSSGLVRILAGNNWGNSVRVEGFQADPDTDTGASFNEVGTAYLSSLGIPLLAGREFTASDALGAPRVAIVNEAFARKFKLGKDAVGKRISDDGPTGELNIEIVGLMKDAKYSQVKDAIPPQYFLPWRQDSTIGALNFYVRSSSEPEQLLQSIPRLIAKLDANLPVEDLRTLPQQVNQNVFMDRMISTLSAAFAILATLLAAVGLYGVLAYTVAQRTREIGVRMALGASGGMVRGMVLRQVAMMVVVGGLIGIAAALAMGRGAQSLLYGVKGFDLVATIGGAIVLGLVALAAGYVPALKASQVDPMRALRFD, from the coding sequence ATGCTGACCCTCAAGTACGCCCTCCGCACGCTCCTCAAGTCGCCGTTCGTCACGACGGTGGCCGTGCTCTCGCTCGCCCTGGGCATCGGGGCCAACGCGGCGATCTTCTCCCTGTTCAACCAGATGCTGCTGCGCCCCCTCCCCGTCGCGGCGCCGCAGCAACTCGTGAACCTCTCGGCGCCCGGCCCCAAGCCCGGCTCGACGTCGTGCAACCAGGCGGGGACCTGCGAGGACGTCTTCTCGTACGCGATGTTCCGCGACCTCGAGCGATCGCAGACGGTCCTGCGCGGACTGGCGGCGCACCGCTCGTTCGGGGCCAACATCGCCTACAAGAACCAGACGCTGAGTGGTGAGGGGATGCTCGTGTCCGGCTCCTACTTTCCTACACTTGGCGTGCAGGCGGCACGCGGGCGACTCATCGGCCCCGCCGACGACCGGAACATCGCCGGGCACCCCGTGGCCGTGCTCAGCCATCGCTTCTGGGAGACGCAGCTCGGGAGCGACCCGGCCGTCATCGACCAGGTGATCGTCGTCAACGGGCAGTCGCTCACCATCATCGGCGTTGCCCCCGACGGCTTCAGGGGAACGACGCTTGGCAGTGACCCGCGCGTCTTCGTCCCGCTCACCATGCGGGGGGCGCTCGGCAGCAACGCCGGCGACTTCGATCGCCGCAACGCCTACTGGGCGTACGTCTTCGGGCGGCTCAAGGACGGGGGCTCGCTCGCGCAGGCGTCCGAGGGGATCAATGCGATCTATGGGCCGATCATCACCGACGTGGAGGCCCCCCAGCAGGAGAACATCAGCGCTGCGACGCTGCAGCGCTTCAAGGCGCGCAAGGTCACGCTGACGCCGGGGGCGCGGGGGCAGAGCGACCTGCACACCGAGGCCCGACTCCCGCTCATCCTCCTCTTCTCCATCACCGGCATCGTCCTCCTCATCGCCTGCGCCAACATCGCCAACCTCCTGCTCGCGCGTGCCGCCAACCGGTCCATGGAGATGGCGGTCCGCCTCTCCATCGGCGCCGCGCGCTGGCAACTGATGCGACAGCTCCTCGCCGAGTCGGTGCTGCTGTCGCTGATTGGAGGGGCGGCCTCGCTCGTGGTGGCACGCTGGACGCTGGGGGCCATTGCGGGGATGCTCCCCGACGAGGCGGCGGGGGTCTTCACCCTCTCGCTCGACGCCAACGTCGTGCTCTTCGCCGCCATTACCGCCGTGTTGACCGGGATCCTGTTCGGGCTCTTTCCCGCCCTGCACTCCACGCGGGCGGACCTCATCGGGACCATTCGCTCCAACGCCGGCAACCTCTCCTCGCACCGGGCCGCGACGCGCTTCCGCACCTCGCTCGTCACGGCGCAGATCGCGCTCTCGATGTCGCTCCTCATCGCCGCCGGGTTGTTCATCCGTTCGCTCGACAACATCAGCAAGGTCGACCTGGGGGTGAAGATCGACCACGTCGCCACCTTCATCATCTCCCCGCGTCGCAGCGGCTACGAACCCGCACGATCGAAGGCGCTCTTTCAGCGGGTCGAGGAGGAACTGGCCGCGCTCCCCGGCGTGACCGCGGTCTCGTCGGGGCTGGTGCGGATCCTGGCCGGGAACAACTGGGGCAACAGCGTGCGCGTCGAGGGGTTCCAGGCCGATCCCGACACCGACACGGGCGCCAGCTTCAACGAGGTCGGGACCGCCTACCTGTCGTCGTTAGGTATCCCGCTGCTCGCGGGGCGCGAGTTCACGGCCTCGGACGCCCTCGGCGCCCCACGCGTCGCCATCGTCAACGAAGCGTTCGCGCGCAAGTTCAAGCTCGGCAAGGACGCCGTGGGCAAGCGCATCTCCGACGACGGCCCCACGGGCGAGTTGAACATCGAGATCGTCGGGCTGATGAAGGACGCCAAGTACAGCCAGGTGAAGGACGCGATCCCGCCGCAGTACTTCCTCCCCTGGCGCCAGGACTCGACGATCGGCGCGCTCAACTTCTACGTGCGATCGTCCTCGGAGCCGGAACAGCTCCTGCAGAGCATCCCGCGGCTCATCGCCAAGCTCGACGCCAACCTGCCGGTCGAGGACCTGCGCACGCTGCCGCAGCAGGTGAACCAGAACGTCTTCATGGACCGGATGATCAGCACGCTGAGCGCGGCCTTCGCCATCCTGGCGACGCTGCTGGCGGCGGTGGGGCTGTACGGCGTGCTGGCCTACACGGTGGCACAGCGCACGCGCGAGATCGGGGTGCGCATGGCGTTAGGCGCCAGCGGGGGGATGGTCCGCGGGATGGTGCTGCGGCAGGTGGCGATGATGGTGGTGGTGGGCGGCCTCATCGGGATCGCCGCCGCGCTGGCCATGGGACGCGGGGCGCAGTCGCTCCTGTACGGCGTGAAGGGCTTCGACCTCGTCGCCACGATCGGCGGCGCGATCGTCCTGGGGCTCGTGGCGCTGGCGGCCGGCTACGTCCCGGCTCTCAAGGCCTCGCAGGTCGACCCGATGCGCGCGCTCCGCTTCGACTAA
- a CDS encoding MBL fold metallo-hydrolase — protein sequence MKRLALSAVVAGAALLTGGDLPVASATAPMPFVSRAPSAEVASPRREAVSPRRAVVQRLKVTVLSTMLAGDPGRGIGEWGFAALLEVDGQRLLIDTGARPGTVLQNARELGIDLSTVGHVVLTHNHDDHTNGLLTLRRELRAKNPVALQVAHVAPEIFYSRGASNGVERNGVLRERSNYEALGGRYEVHPSATELLPGVWFTGSIPRVHPERNFGGVGGRGMGTVETPAGAVEDNVPEDASLVINTAEGLVVITGCGHAGIVNIVTKAQAMVPNTTVHAIVGGMHLLNASDETLAWTGGELKARGVDYLLGVHCTGVEATYRLRSLLGLSRSAAATGAVGSSFTLGAGIDPLALAR from the coding sequence ATGAAGCGTCTCGCCCTCTCCGCCGTCGTTGCCGGCGCGGCACTCCTCACCGGCGGTGACCTCCCCGTCGCTTCGGCCACCGCACCGATGCCCTTCGTGTCGCGCGCGCCCTCGGCCGAGGTAGCCTCGCCACGGCGCGAGGCGGTCTCGCCGCGGCGCGCCGTGGTGCAGCGGCTCAAGGTCACCGTCCTCTCGACGATGCTGGCGGGCGATCCCGGGCGGGGAATTGGCGAGTGGGGCTTTGCCGCACTCCTCGAGGTGGATGGACAGCGCCTGCTGATCGACACCGGCGCGCGTCCAGGGACGGTGCTGCAGAATGCACGCGAACTGGGGATCGACCTCTCGACAGTCGGGCACGTGGTCCTCACGCACAACCACGACGATCACACCAACGGGCTGCTGACGCTGCGTCGCGAACTGCGGGCGAAGAACCCGGTCGCGCTGCAGGTGGCCCACGTGGCGCCGGAGATCTTCTACAGCCGCGGGGCGAGCAACGGCGTCGAGCGCAACGGCGTGTTGCGGGAGCGATCGAACTACGAAGCGTTAGGCGGCCGGTACGAAGTGCACCCCTCGGCGACCGAGCTGCTCCCCGGCGTCTGGTTCACCGGGAGCATCCCGCGCGTGCACCCGGAGCGGAACTTCGGCGGCGTCGGGGGGCGCGGCATGGGGACGGTCGAGACCCCCGCCGGCGCGGTCGAGGACAACGTCCCCGAGGATGCGTCGCTGGTGATCAACACGGCAGAGGGGCTGGTGGTCATCACCGGGTGCGGCCACGCGGGGATCGTCAACATCGTGACCAAGGCGCAGGCGATGGTCCCCAACACCACGGTGCATGCAATCGTCGGCGGCATGCACCTGCTCAACGCCAGCGACGAGACGCTGGCCTGGACGGGGGGCGAACTCAAGGCGCGCGGCGTCGACTACCTCCTGGGGGTGCACTGCACCGGGGTGGAGGCGACGTACCGCCTGCGGTCGCTGCTCGGGCTCTCGCGCAGCGCGGCGGCGACCGGCGCGGTGGGGTCGTCGTTCACGCTCGGGGCGGGGATCGATCCGCTCGCCCTCGCCCGTTAG
- a CDS encoding SRPBCC domain-containing protein, translating into MPDILHDFPVRAPALRTWAMFSTPVGLDAWWTLRSEGEATLGATYRLYFGPDYDWRARVTACEPGRLFELEFTEAMPDWRGTRVRAELSEQDGVTTVRFAHLGWPERSEHFRVSSFCWAMYLRLLRRHLEVGEVVPYDLRLEA; encoded by the coding sequence ATGCCCGACATCCTGCACGACTTTCCGGTGCGCGCGCCGGCGCTCCGGACATGGGCGATGTTCTCCACGCCGGTGGGACTGGACGCGTGGTGGACGTTACGAAGCGAAGGAGAGGCCACGTTAGGCGCGACGTACCGCTTGTACTTCGGCCCCGACTACGACTGGCGGGCCCGGGTCACGGCCTGCGAGCCGGGGCGCCTCTTCGAGCTCGAGTTCACCGAGGCGATGCCCGATTGGCGCGGGACGCGCGTTCGTGCCGAGCTGTCGGAGCAGGACGGGGTGACGACGGTGCGCTTTGCCCATCTGGGCTGGCCGGAGCGGAGCGAGCACTTCCGGGTGTCGTCGTTCTGCTGGGCCATGTACCTGCGGCTGCTGCGGCGCCACCTGGAGGTGGGGGAGGTGGTCCCCTACGACCTTCGGCTGGAGGCCTAG
- a CDS encoding YaeQ family protein has protein sequence MALSATMYTFDISLSDVDRNVYETLALRVACHPSETEEYLWTRVLAYCLEYTEGITFSKGLSTPDEPAVMVRDLTGALTAWIEVGAPDAARLHKASKGAPRVAIYTHKDPRLVQRQYAGERIHRSDAITLHAVDRELLDALVARLDRRMSLDLSVTERHLYITIGGETLSGEVVGHPLTAE, from the coding sequence ATGGCCCTGTCCGCGACGATGTACACGTTCGACATCTCCCTGTCGGACGTCGATCGCAACGTGTACGAGACGCTGGCGCTGCGCGTCGCCTGCCATCCGTCGGAGACGGAGGAGTACCTGTGGACGCGGGTGCTCGCGTACTGTCTGGAGTACACCGAGGGGATCACCTTTTCCAAGGGGCTCTCCACCCCCGACGAGCCGGCGGTGATGGTGCGCGACCTCACCGGGGCGCTGACGGCGTGGATCGAGGTGGGGGCGCCCGACGCGGCACGGCTGCACAAGGCGAGCAAGGGGGCGCCGCGCGTGGCGATCTACACGCACAAGGACCCGCGGCTCGTCCAGCGGCAGTACGCCGGGGAGCGGATTCATCGCAGTGACGCGATCACCCTCCACGCCGTCGATCGCGAGCTGCTCGACGCACTGGTCGCGCGCCTCGACCGGCGCATGTCGCTCGACCTCTCGGTGACCGAGCGACACCTCTACATCACGATCGGCGGGGAGACGCTGAGCGGCGAGGTGGTGGGCCACCCCCTGACGGCGGAGTAG
- a CDS encoding FAD-dependent oxidoreductase, which produces MSNPFAILLEPVRIGPVTSPNRFYQVPHCNGMGWRMPEALAAMRGVKAEGGWGVVCTEEVEIHHTSDLSPYFEGRLWEREDSPALARMVEAVHAHGSLAAIELVHSGANAVNLYSRATSLAPRSMSVLGGSGYEPTQARAMTKQDFRDVRRWHRAAALRARDIGFDIVYCYAGHMLTLPMQLLSRRFNDRHDEYGGSLENRARLLRELIEETREAVGARCGIAVRLAVDELIGQDGLTSAGEGRDVVEMLAELPDLWDVNISGWSNDSATSRFTKEGYQEQYCGFVKSVTSKPVVGVGRYTTPDAMVSAVRRGVLDLIGAARPSIADPFLPAKIRDGRWDEIRECIGCNICVSADFKLVPIRCTQNPTMGEEWRRGWHPERIAARSSDEQVLVIGGGPAGLECARALGQRGYQVVLAERRDEWGGRVAREARLPGLTEYRRVVDWRLDRLRALPNVALYPGSEVSVDDVLEFGAPHVIVATGCTWRRDGIGRNQWRPVPGVERAAVFTPDDILDGRLPTGRVLIYDNDGFYLGGVIAERLAHAGCTVTLVTPAPLVSYWTQYTLEQERVQARLRSLGVRMHTQRTLLALDVGSARFADALRIEEVEDEHDAVVLLTDRMPSDALYTSLCPLVEDGRLTTLRCIGDAEAPGIIAQAVFAGHLAAREFGTVPTGDTPFRVERWPGGVGATPFEAR; this is translated from the coding sequence ATGTCGAACCCCTTCGCCATCCTGCTCGAGCCGGTCCGCATCGGGCCGGTGACGTCGCCGAACCGCTTCTATCAGGTGCCGCACTGCAACGGCATGGGGTGGCGGATGCCGGAGGCGTTGGCGGCGATGCGCGGGGTGAAGGCCGAGGGGGGGTGGGGGGTCGTCTGCACGGAAGAGGTGGAGATTCACCACACCAGCGACCTGTCGCCGTACTTCGAGGGGCGGCTCTGGGAGCGCGAGGATTCACCGGCGCTCGCGCGCATGGTGGAGGCGGTGCATGCGCACGGGTCGCTGGCAGCGATCGAGCTGGTGCACAGCGGGGCCAACGCGGTGAACCTCTACTCGCGCGCGACGTCGCTGGCTCCCCGGTCGATGTCGGTGCTCGGCGGGAGCGGATACGAGCCGACGCAGGCGCGCGCGATGACCAAACAGGACTTCCGCGATGTGCGCCGTTGGCATCGCGCGGCGGCGCTGCGGGCGCGTGACATCGGCTTCGACATCGTGTACTGCTACGCGGGACACATGCTCACGCTGCCGATGCAGCTCCTCTCGCGTCGCTTCAACGACCGCCACGATGAATACGGCGGGTCGCTGGAGAACCGCGCGCGCCTGCTCCGTGAGCTCATCGAGGAGACGCGGGAGGCGGTCGGCGCGCGCTGCGGGATCGCCGTCAGGCTGGCGGTGGACGAGCTGATTGGCCAGGACGGGCTCACCAGCGCTGGCGAAGGACGCGACGTCGTGGAGATGCTCGCCGAGCTTCCCGACCTGTGGGACGTGAACATCAGCGGGTGGAGCAACGACTCGGCGACGTCGCGGTTCACGAAGGAGGGGTACCAGGAGCAGTACTGCGGCTTCGTGAAGTCGGTGACCAGCAAGCCGGTGGTAGGGGTGGGGCGCTACACCACGCCCGACGCGATGGTCTCCGCGGTGCGACGGGGGGTGCTCGACCTCATCGGAGCGGCGCGCCCCTCGATTGCCGATCCGTTTCTCCCGGCCAAGATCCGCGATGGGCGCTGGGACGAGATACGCGAGTGCATCGGCTGCAACATCTGCGTGTCGGCCGACTTCAAGCTCGTCCCCATCCGCTGCACGCAGAACCCGACGATGGGAGAGGAGTGGCGCCGCGGCTGGCACCCCGAGCGCATCGCGGCCCGCTCGAGCGACGAACAGGTGCTGGTGATCGGCGGAGGGCCGGCGGGGCTCGAGTGCGCGCGGGCGCTGGGGCAACGCGGCTACCAGGTGGTGCTGGCCGAACGACGCGACGAGTGGGGGGGGCGCGTGGCGCGCGAGGCGCGCCTGCCCGGGCTCACCGAGTATCGACGCGTGGTCGACTGGCGACTGGACCGACTACGCGCCCTGCCAAACGTGGCGCTGTATCCGGGGAGCGAGGTGTCGGTCGACGACGTGCTGGAGTTCGGGGCGCCGCACGTGATCGTGGCGACCGGTTGCACCTGGCGACGCGACGGGATCGGGCGCAACCAGTGGCGTCCCGTCCCCGGCGTCGAACGGGCCGCCGTCTTCACCCCGGACGACATCCTCGACGGACGCCTCCCCACGGGGCGGGTGCTCATCTACGACAACGACGGCTTCTACCTGGGCGGCGTGATTGCCGAGCGGTTGGCGCACGCGGGGTGCACGGTCACGCTGGTGACGCCGGCGCCGCTGGTGTCGTACTGGACGCAATACACGCTCGAACAGGAGCGCGTGCAGGCACGCCTGCGTTCGCTCGGCGTGCGCATGCACACGCAGCGCACCCTGCTCGCGCTCGACGTGGGGAGCGCGCGCTTCGCCGACGCCCTGCGCATCGAGGAGGTCGAGGACGAGCACGACGCGGTCGTCCTGCTCACCGACCGCATGCCCTCCGACGCGCTCTACACCTCGCTGTGTCCGCTGGTGGAGGATGGGCGCCTGACGACGCTGCGGTGCATCGGCGACGCCGAGGCACCAGGGATCATCGCGCAGGCGGTCTTTGCGGGGCACCTCGCGGCGCGCGAGTTCGGGACGGTACCGACGGGCGACACGCCATTCCGAGTGGAACGCTGGCCCGGCGGGGTGGGCGCCACGCCGTTCGAGGCCCGCTGA
- a CDS encoding hemolysin III family protein, translating into MSIEKHPPRVEELANALTHGIGLLASLVALPILVITALRRADLLQIVGASIYGATLIMLYGASTAYHAVRPSPIKAVLRRVDHSAIYLLIAGTYTPFALGPLRGVWGWALLGAVWSMAIVGVVIKSVKGIRKPWLSTTLYVLMGWFAVVAIGPLVSRVGWNGLAWLLAGGLCYTGGVVFYATDHKVKFGHAVWHVFVMAGSVCHFAAVLLYAGAPTAA; encoded by the coding sequence ATGAGCATCGAGAAGCATCCGCCGCGCGTGGAGGAGCTGGCCAATGCGCTGACGCACGGCATCGGGCTGCTCGCCAGCCTCGTGGCGCTGCCGATCCTCGTGATCACGGCGCTGCGTCGCGCCGACCTGCTGCAGATCGTTGGGGCATCGATCTACGGCGCGACGCTGATCATGCTGTATGGCGCCTCCACCGCGTACCACGCGGTCCGGCCGTCGCCCATCAAGGCGGTGCTGCGCCGGGTCGATCACTCGGCCATCTACCTCCTGATCGCCGGGACTTACACCCCGTTTGCCCTCGGGCCGCTGCGCGGCGTGTGGGGGTGGGCGCTGCTCGGGGCGGTGTGGAGCATGGCCATCGTGGGGGTGGTGATCAAGAGCGTGAAGGGGATCCGCAAGCCGTGGCTCTCGACGACGCTCTACGTGCTGATGGGGTGGTTCGCCGTCGTCGCCATCGGCCCGCTCGTCTCGCGCGTGGGGTGGAACGGGCTGGCGTGGCTGCTCGCGGGGGGGCTGTGCTATACCGGGGGCGTGGTCTTCTACGCCACCGACCACAAGGTGAAGTTCGGGCACGCGGTCTGGCACGTCTTCGTGATGGCCGGAAGCGTCTGCCACTTCGCGGCGGTGCTGCTGTACGCGGGGGCGCCGACCGCGGCGTGA